One window from the genome of Maylandia zebra isolate NMK-2024a linkage group LG18, Mzebra_GT3a, whole genome shotgun sequence encodes:
- the LOC106676656 gene encoding NLR family CARD domain-containing protein 3 isoform X3, which yields MCHIPVFCWITATVLEDVLKTREGGQLPKTLTEMYTHFLVVQVKMKMVKYDGGANTDPHWSPKNRKMIKYLGKLAFDQLQKGNLIFYESDLTECGIDIRAASVYSGVFTQIFKEERGLYQDKVFCFIHLSFQEFLAALHVHRTFIMSGLNLLEEQQTTLKFSKLFDKPKLQSLHRSAVNKALQSPNGHLDLFLRFLLGLSLQANQTLLRGFFTQTGSSSQTNQETVQYIKKKLSEDMSAERSINLFHCLNELNDCSLVEEIQQSLRSRSLSTDKLSPAQWSALVFILLSSEKDLDVFDLKKYSASEEALLRLLPVIKASKRALLSSCFLSEKSCEALSSVLTCQTSNLRELDLSNNDLQNSGVRLLSAALQSPHCALETLRLSVCNLSERNCEALSLVLSSQSSSLKELDLSDNNLEDSGVKLLCAGVESPHCTLESLSLSCCLITEEGCTSLASVLSSNPSHLRELDLSYNHPGASGMKLLLAGLKDPRWKLDTLRVEPAGVRWLRPGLRKYSCQLTIDTNTVHTNLQLSDNNRKVKRVEEVQSYPDHPDRFDYWTQLLCRNDVTGRCYWEVEWSGDVEISVSYRSIRRKGGGDGCLFGFNDQSWSLYCTDDGPQFVRHNNTGTSISSSSSSSSVSNRAAVYVDCPAGTLSFYRVSSDTLIHLHTFNTTFTQTLYPGFRFLFPGSSVCLC from the exons atgtgccacatcccagtcttctgctggatcactgctacagttctggaggatgtgctgaaaaccagagagggaggacagctgcccaagaccctgactgagatgtatacccacttcctggtggttcaggtcAAAATGAAGatggtcaagtatgatggaggagctaacacagatccacactggagtcccaaGAACAGGAAGATGATTAAGTATCtaggaaaactggcttttgatcagctgcagaaaggaaacctgatcttctatgaatcagacctgacagagtgtggcatcgatatcagagcagcctcagtgtactcaggagtgttcacacagatctttaaagaggagagaggactgtaccaggacaaggtgttctgcttcatccatctgagttttcaagagtttctggctgctcttcatgtccatcggACCTTCATCAtgtctggactcaatctgctggaagaacaacaaacaacccTCAAATTCTCTAAATTATTTGACAAACCAAAACTTCAATCTCTCCACcggagtgctgtgaacaaggccttacagagtccaaatggacacctggacttgttcctccgcttcctcctgggtctttcactgcaggccaatcagactctcctgcGAGGCTTCttcacacagacaggaagtagctcacagaccaatcaggaaacagtccagtacattaaaaaaaagctcaGTGAGGATATGTCTGCAGAGAgaagcatcaatctgttccactgtctgaatgaactgaatgattgttctctagtggaggagatccaacagtctcTGAGATCAAGAAGTCTCTCtacagataaactgtctcctgctcagtggtcagctctggtcttcatcttactgtcatcagaaaaagatctggatgtatttgacctgaagaaatactctgcttcagaggaggctcttctgaggctgctgccagtgatCAAAGCCTCCAAAAGAGCTCT TTTGAGTAGCTGTTTCCTCTCAGAAAAAAGCTGTGAAGCACTGTCCTCAGTCCTCACCTGCCAAACCTCGAATCTGAgggagctggacctgagtaacaacgACCTACAAAATTCAGGAGTGaggcttctgtctgctgcactgCAGAGTCCACATTGTGCACTGGAAACACTAAG ATTGAGTGTCTGTAACCTTTCAGAGAGAAATTGTGAAGCTTTGTCCTTAGTTCTGAGCTCTCAGTCCTCTAGTCTGAAAGAGTTGGACCTGAGTGACAACAACCTAGaagattcaggagtgaagcttctgtgtgctggaGTTGAGAGTCCACACTGTACACTGGAAAgtctcag TCTGTCatgctgtctgatcacagaggaaggctgtacatCTCTGGCTTCAGTTCTGAGCTCTAATCCCTCCCAtttgagagagctggacctgagctacaatcatccaggagcctcaggaatgaagctgctgttgGCTGGACTAAAGGATCCCCGCTGGAAACTGGACACACTAAG ggtggagcctgctggagtccgatggttgagaccaggtctgaggaagt attcctgtcaactcacaatcgacacaaacacagtgcacacaaacctccaactgtctgacaacaacaggaaggtgaaacgtgtggaggaggttcaatcatatcctgatcatccagacagatttgattacTGGACTCAACTACTGTGTAGAAATGAtgtgactggtcgctgttactgggaggtcgagtggagcgGAGACGTTGagatatcagtgagttacagaagcatcagaagaaAAGGAGGAGGTGATGGCTGTCTGTTTGGATttaatgatcagtcctggagtctatATTGCACTGATGATGGTCCTCAATTTGTCAGACACAATAACACAggaacatccatctcctcctcctcctcctcctcctctgtctctaacagagcagcagtgtatgtggactgtcctgctggcactctgtcttTCTACAGAgtttcctctgacactctgatccacctccacaccttcaacaccacattcactcaaactctttatcctggattTAGGTTCTTGTTTCCAGGTTCCtcagtgtgtctgtgctga
- the LOC106676656 gene encoding uncharacterized protein LOC106676656 isoform X4, which yields MDQCKEREEGVPRSKTTLCGEHESQTKAQRNQPAPPPSSVSLQSDWSEDRPIDFKVHQASAVERVDQESSEVPSGQSAQEHQTHLDSIFMLLEDNIITFVRNELKKIQKVLSPDYPECLESQRSSSREAFMKITVDFLKRMKQDELADRLQSNKLSPAQWSALVFILLSSEKDLDVFDLKKYSASEEALLRLLPVIKASKRALLNGCFLSKRSYEALSSVLRCQSSRLRELDLSNNNLQDSGVKLLFAALQSPHCKLESLSLSSCFLSEKSCEALSSVLTCQTSNLRELDLSNNDLQNSGVRLLSAALQSPHCALETLRLSVCNLSERNCEALSLVLSSQSSSLKELDLSDNNLEDSGVKLLCAGVESPHCTLESLSLSCCLITEEGCTSLASVLSSNPSHLRELDLSYNHPGASGMKLLLAGLKDPRWKLDTLRVEPAGVRWLRPGLRKYSCQLTIDTNTVHTNLQLSDNNRKVKRVEEVQSYPDHPDRFDYWTQLLCRNDVTGRCYWEVEWSGDVEISVSYRSIRRKGGGDGCLFGFNDQSWSLYCTDDGPQFVRHNNTGTSISSSSSSSSVSNRAAVYVDCPAGTLSFYRVSSDTLIHLHTFNTTFTQTLYPGFRFLFPGSSVCLC from the exons atggatcagtgtaaggaaagagaggagggagtccctcgCTCTAAaaccactctgtgtggggaacatgagagccagaccaaagctcagag gaaccaacctgcacctccacccagctctgtgtccttacAGAGTGACTGGTCTGAAGACCGGCCCATTGATTTTAAAGTTCATCAGGCGTCTGCTGTGGAGAG AGTGGACCAggagagctcagaggttcccagtggtcagtctgcccaggaGCATCAAACACatctggactccatatttatg ctgctggaggacaacatcatcacttttgtgaggaacgagctgaagaagatccagaaggttctgagtccagattacccagaatgcttagagagtcagaggagcagcagcagagaggcatttatgaagatcacagtggactttcTAAAAAGAATGAAGCAGGATGAGTtagctgaccgtctgcagagca ataaactgtctcctgctcagtggtcagctctggtcttcatcttactgtcatcagaaaaagatctggatgtatttgacctgaagaaatactctgcttcagaggaggctcttctgaggctgctgccagtgatCAAAGCCTCCAAAAGAGCTCT actTAATGGCTGTTTCCTCTCAAAGAGAAGTtatgaagctctgtcctcagttctcaggTGTCAGTCCTCTAGGCTGAGAGAGCTTGACCTGAGTAACAACAACCTTCAGGATTCCGGTGTGAAACTTCTGTTTGCTGCATTACAAAGTCCACATTGTAAACTGGAAAGTCTGAG TTTGAGTAGCTGTTTCCTCTCAGAAAAAAGCTGTGAAGCACTGTCCTCAGTCCTCACCTGCCAAACCTCGAATCTGAgggagctggacctgagtaacaacgACCTACAAAATTCAGGAGTGaggcttctgtctgctgcactgCAGAGTCCACATTGTGCACTGGAAACACTAAG ATTGAGTGTCTGTAACCTTTCAGAGAGAAATTGTGAAGCTTTGTCCTTAGTTCTGAGCTCTCAGTCCTCTAGTCTGAAAGAGTTGGACCTGAGTGACAACAACCTAGaagattcaggagtgaagcttctgtgtgctggaGTTGAGAGTCCACACTGTACACTGGAAAgtctcag TCTGTCatgctgtctgatcacagaggaaggctgtacatCTCTGGCTTCAGTTCTGAGCTCTAATCCCTCCCAtttgagagagctggacctgagctacaatcatccaggagcctcaggaatgaagctgctgttgGCTGGACTAAAGGATCCCCGCTGGAAACTGGACACACTAAG ggtggagcctgctggagtccgatggttgagaccaggtctgaggaagt attcctgtcaactcacaatcgacacaaacacagtgcacacaaacctccaactgtctgacaacaacaggaaggtgaaacgtgtggaggaggttcaatcatatcctgatcatccagacagatttgattacTGGACTCAACTACTGTGTAGAAATGAtgtgactggtcgctgttactgggaggtcgagtggagcgGAGACGTTGagatatcagtgagttacagaagcatcagaagaaAAGGAGGAGGTGATGGCTGTCTGTTTGGATttaatgatcagtcctggagtctatATTGCACTGATGATGGTCCTCAATTTGTCAGACACAATAACACAggaacatccatctcctcctcctcctcctcctcctctgtctctaacagagcagcagtgtatgtggactgtcctgctggcactctgtcttTCTACAGAgtttcctctgacactctgatccacctccacaccttcaacaccacattcactcaaactctttatcctggattTAGGTTCTTGTTTCCAGGTTCCtcagtgtgtctgtgctga
- the LOC106676656 gene encoding protein NLRC3 isoform X2 produces MCHIPVFCWITATVLEDVLKTREGGQLPKTLTEMYTHFLVVQVKMKMVKYDGGANTDPHWSPKNRKMIKYLGKLAFDQLQKGNLIFYESDLTECGIDIRAASVYSGVFTQIFKEERGLYQDKVFCFIHLSFQEFLAALHVHRTFIMSGLNLLEEQQTTLKFSKLFDKPKLQSLHRSAVNKALQSPNGHLDLFLRFLLGLSLQANQTLLRGFFTQTGSSSQTNQETVQYIKKKLSEDMSAERSINLFHCLNELNDCSLVEEIQQSLRSRSLSTDKLSPAQWSALVFILLSSEKDLDVFDLKKYSASEEALLRLLPVIKASKRALLNGCFLSKRSYEALSSVLRCQSSRLRELDLSNNNLQDSGVKLLFAALQSPHCKLESLSLSSCFLSEKSCEALSSVLTCQTSNLRELDLSNNDLQNSGVRLLSAALQSPHCALETLRLSVCNLSERNCEALSLVLSSQSSSLKELDLSDNNLEDSGVKLLCAGVESPHCTLESLSLSCCLITEEGCTSLASVLSSNPSHLRELDLSYNHPGASGMKLLLAGLKDPRWKLDTLRVEPAGVRWLRPGLRKYSCQLTIDTNTVHTNLQLSDNNRKVKRVEEVQSYPDHPDRFDYWTQLLCRNDVTGRCYWEVEWSGDVEISWCGSHGVSQPCKPCGWTMQWTVGGSMLKFFADNPVRFYNHRPEKTNRRSQLQHPIYF; encoded by the exons atgtgccacatcccagtcttctgctggatcactgctacagttctggaggatgtgctgaaaaccagagagggaggacagctgcccaagaccctgactgagatgtatacccacttcctggtggttcaggtcAAAATGAAGatggtcaagtatgatggaggagctaacacagatccacactggagtcccaaGAACAGGAAGATGATTAAGTATCtaggaaaactggcttttgatcagctgcagaaaggaaacctgatcttctatgaatcagacctgacagagtgtggcatcgatatcagagcagcctcagtgtactcaggagtgttcacacagatctttaaagaggagagaggactgtaccaggacaaggtgttctgcttcatccatctgagttttcaagagtttctggctgctcttcatgtccatcggACCTTCATCAtgtctggactcaatctgctggaagaacaacaaacaacccTCAAATTCTCTAAATTATTTGACAAACCAAAACTTCAATCTCTCCACcggagtgctgtgaacaaggccttacagagtccaaatggacacctggacttgttcctccgcttcctcctgggtctttcactgcaggccaatcagactctcctgcGAGGCTTCttcacacagacaggaagtagctcacagaccaatcaggaaacagtccagtacattaaaaaaaagctcaGTGAGGATATGTCTGCAGAGAgaagcatcaatctgttccactgtctgaatgaactgaatgattgttctctagtggaggagatccaacagtctcTGAGATCAAGAAGTCTCTCtacagataaactgtctcctgctcagtggtcagctctggtcttcatcttactgtcatcagaaaaagatctggatgtatttgacctgaagaaatactctgcttcagaggaggctcttctgaggctgctgccagtgatCAAAGCCTCCAAAAGAGCTCT actTAATGGCTGTTTCCTCTCAAAGAGAAGTtatgaagctctgtcctcagttctcaggTGTCAGTCCTCTAGGCTGAGAGAGCTTGACCTGAGTAACAACAACCTTCAGGATTCCGGTGTGAAACTTCTGTTTGCTGCATTACAAAGTCCACATTGTAAACTGGAAAGTCTGAG TTTGAGTAGCTGTTTCCTCTCAGAAAAAAGCTGTGAAGCACTGTCCTCAGTCCTCACCTGCCAAACCTCGAATCTGAgggagctggacctgagtaacaacgACCTACAAAATTCAGGAGTGaggcttctgtctgctgcactgCAGAGTCCACATTGTGCACTGGAAACACTAAG ATTGAGTGTCTGTAACCTTTCAGAGAGAAATTGTGAAGCTTTGTCCTTAGTTCTGAGCTCTCAGTCCTCTAGTCTGAAAGAGTTGGACCTGAGTGACAACAACCTAGaagattcaggagtgaagcttctgtgtgctggaGTTGAGAGTCCACACTGTACACTGGAAAgtctcag TCTGTCatgctgtctgatcacagaggaaggctgtacatCTCTGGCTTCAGTTCTGAGCTCTAATCCCTCCCAtttgagagagctggacctgagctacaatcatccaggagcctcaggaatgaagctgctgttgGCTGGACTAAAGGATCCCCGCTGGAAACTGGACACACTAAG ggtggagcctgctggagtccgatggttgagaccaggtctgaggaagt attcctgtcaactcacaatcgacacaaacacagtgcacacaaacctccaactgtctgacaacaacaggaaggtgaaacgtgtggaggaggttcaatcatatcctgatcatccagacagatttgattacTGGACTCAACTACTGTGTAGAAATGAtgtgactggtcgctgttactgggaggtcgagtggagcgGAGACGTTGagatatca TGGTGTGGCAGCCATGGAGTGAGCCAGCCCTGCAAACCTTGTGGATGGACGATGcagtggacagtgggaggaagcatGCTAAAGTTCTTTGCAGACAACCCTGTGAGATTCTACAATCACCGACCAGAAAAGACAAACCGCAGGTCTCAGTTGCAGCACCCCATCTATTTCTGA
- the LOC106676656 gene encoding uncharacterized protein LOC106676656 isoform X1 — protein sequence MCHIPVFCWITATVLEDVLKTREGGQLPKTLTEMYTHFLVVQVKMKMVKYDGGANTDPHWSPKNRKMIKYLGKLAFDQLQKGNLIFYESDLTECGIDIRAASVYSGVFTQIFKEERGLYQDKVFCFIHLSFQEFLAALHVHRTFIMSGLNLLEEQQTTLKFSKLFDKPKLQSLHRSAVNKALQSPNGHLDLFLRFLLGLSLQANQTLLRGFFTQTGSSSQTNQETVQYIKKKLSEDMSAERSINLFHCLNELNDCSLVEEIQQSLRSRSLSTDKLSPAQWSALVFILLSSEKDLDVFDLKKYSASEEALLRLLPVIKASKRALLNGCFLSKRSYEALSSVLRCQSSRLRELDLSNNNLQDSGVKLLFAALQSPHCKLESLSLSSCFLSEKSCEALSSVLTCQTSNLRELDLSNNDLQNSGVRLLSAALQSPHCALETLRLSVCNLSERNCEALSLVLSSQSSSLKELDLSDNNLEDSGVKLLCAGVESPHCTLESLSLSCCLITEEGCTSLASVLSSNPSHLRELDLSYNHPGASGMKLLLAGLKDPRWKLDTLRVEPAGVRWLRPGLRKYSCQLTIDTNTVHTNLQLSDNNRKVKRVEEVQSYPDHPDRFDYWTQLLCRNDVTGRCYWEVEWSGDVEISVSYRSIRRKGGGDGCLFGFNDQSWSLYCTDDGPQFVRHNNTGTSISSSSSSSSVSNRAAVYVDCPAGTLSFYRVSSDTLIHLHTFNTTFTQTLYPGFRFLFPGSSVCLC from the exons atgtgccacatcccagtcttctgctggatcactgctacagttctggaggatgtgctgaaaaccagagagggaggacagctgcccaagaccctgactgagatgtatacccacttcctggtggttcaggtcAAAATGAAGatggtcaagtatgatggaggagctaacacagatccacactggagtcccaaGAACAGGAAGATGATTAAGTATCtaggaaaactggcttttgatcagctgcagaaaggaaacctgatcttctatgaatcagacctgacagagtgtggcatcgatatcagagcagcctcagtgtactcaggagtgttcacacagatctttaaagaggagagaggactgtaccaggacaaggtgttctgcttcatccatctgagttttcaagagtttctggctgctcttcatgtccatcggACCTTCATCAtgtctggactcaatctgctggaagaacaacaaacaacccTCAAATTCTCTAAATTATTTGACAAACCAAAACTTCAATCTCTCCACcggagtgctgtgaacaaggccttacagagtccaaatggacacctggacttgttcctccgcttcctcctgggtctttcactgcaggccaatcagactctcctgcGAGGCTTCttcacacagacaggaagtagctcacagaccaatcaggaaacagtccagtacattaaaaaaaagctcaGTGAGGATATGTCTGCAGAGAgaagcatcaatctgttccactgtctgaatgaactgaatgattgttctctagtggaggagatccaacagtctcTGAGATCAAGAAGTCTCTCtacagataaactgtctcctgctcagtggtcagctctggtcttcatcttactgtcatcagaaaaagatctggatgtatttgacctgaagaaatactctgcttcagaggaggctcttctgaggctgctgccagtgatCAAAGCCTCCAAAAGAGCTCT actTAATGGCTGTTTCCTCTCAAAGAGAAGTtatgaagctctgtcctcagttctcaggTGTCAGTCCTCTAGGCTGAGAGAGCTTGACCTGAGTAACAACAACCTTCAGGATTCCGGTGTGAAACTTCTGTTTGCTGCATTACAAAGTCCACATTGTAAACTGGAAAGTCTGAG TTTGAGTAGCTGTTTCCTCTCAGAAAAAAGCTGTGAAGCACTGTCCTCAGTCCTCACCTGCCAAACCTCGAATCTGAgggagctggacctgagtaacaacgACCTACAAAATTCAGGAGTGaggcttctgtctgctgcactgCAGAGTCCACATTGTGCACTGGAAACACTAAG ATTGAGTGTCTGTAACCTTTCAGAGAGAAATTGTGAAGCTTTGTCCTTAGTTCTGAGCTCTCAGTCCTCTAGTCTGAAAGAGTTGGACCTGAGTGACAACAACCTAGaagattcaggagtgaagcttctgtgtgctggaGTTGAGAGTCCACACTGTACACTGGAAAgtctcag TCTGTCatgctgtctgatcacagaggaaggctgtacatCTCTGGCTTCAGTTCTGAGCTCTAATCCCTCCCAtttgagagagctggacctgagctacaatcatccaggagcctcaggaatgaagctgctgttgGCTGGACTAAAGGATCCCCGCTGGAAACTGGACACACTAAG ggtggagcctgctggagtccgatggttgagaccaggtctgaggaagt attcctgtcaactcacaatcgacacaaacacagtgcacacaaacctccaactgtctgacaacaacaggaaggtgaaacgtgtggaggaggttcaatcatatcctgatcatccagacagatttgattacTGGACTCAACTACTGTGTAGAAATGAtgtgactggtcgctgttactgggaggtcgagtggagcgGAGACGTTGagatatcagtgagttacagaagcatcagaagaaAAGGAGGAGGTGATGGCTGTCTGTTTGGATttaatgatcagtcctggagtctatATTGCACTGATGATGGTCCTCAATTTGTCAGACACAATAACACAggaacatccatctcctcctcctcctcctcctcctctgtctctaacagagcagcagtgtatgtggactgtcctgctggcactctgtcttTCTACAGAgtttcctctgacactctgatccacctccacaccttcaacaccacattcactcaaactctttatcctggattTAGGTTCTTGTTTCCAGGTTCCtcagtgtgtctgtgctga